In Hoeflea ulvae, one genomic interval encodes:
- a CDS encoding TetR/AcrR family transcriptional regulator has protein sequence MTTRPTRKNNPEALRAKLLDCAAGTIIEHGLPALTLENVARQAGVSKGGLLHHYPGKDALIDGLFEQVVTWFGGLIEAALEPDETCHARFSRAYLRVIAGLDMARPEEKRLSVLILMLSSDPRYCTRWNSWVEARLDDHRLTDGTPLARSLRLAADGLWLSDLGGGPDSGPETRREILQFLQDLDALPALRGGGSPSGER, from the coding sequence ATGACAACCCGCCCCACCCGCAAGAACAATCCTGAAGCGTTGCGCGCAAAACTGCTCGACTGCGCGGCCGGAACCATCATCGAACATGGTCTGCCGGCGCTGACCCTGGAAAATGTGGCGCGCCAGGCCGGCGTCTCCAAGGGCGGCCTGCTGCATCATTATCCGGGCAAGGATGCGCTGATCGACGGTCTGTTCGAGCAGGTCGTCACCTGGTTCGGCGGCCTGATCGAAGCGGCTCTCGAGCCCGACGAAACCTGTCATGCACGATTCTCCCGAGCCTATCTGCGGGTCATTGCCGGTCTCGACATGGCCCGGCCCGAGGAAAAGCGCCTGTCGGTGCTGATCCTCATGCTCAGCTCCGATCCGCGCTATTGCACCCGTTGGAACAGCTGGGTCGAGGCGCGGCTTGACGATCACCGCCTGACCGACGGCACGCCGCTGGCGCGCAGCCTGCGATTGGCGGCCGACGGGCTCTGGCTGTCCGATCTCGGCGGCGGACCGGATTCCGGCCCCGAGACGCGGCGCGAAATCCTGCAATTTCTTCAAGACCTTGATGCCTTGCCCGCGCTGCGTGGCGGCGGATCCCCCAGCGGAGAGCGATGA
- a CDS encoding O-antigen ligase family protein, whose amino-acid sequence MQSQTLPVFVINLARSADRMAEVRASAPDAGVTLIRVDAVDGRTVPAGDWVDVDVPEFHRQNGRKLLPGEYGCYRSHILALETFCETGEPYGVIIEDDVLLDARFPGRVRSIIEAYPELDVVKLVNHRAVGFIHHVSTAEGDDLGRTAFGPQGSAAAYLVSRDAAQRLVVALRTMQLPRDVALERYWSSGINLLTVQSNVLEFSSFRSQTNISVDHENTKFPKWRRLPTAYARTCDHIGRFFHALTGPEGRPVTPFQPAGGHYGRHSAAALIAGIAILLFISPIWWESDLYRFVGLALVSWALVIYYAKDAASGNRILIGYGGLLCLAWALYAAARFGLDLMLHPENGAGSAEGIFMLSIAYPTFGYALWRFCRYPFAVVVAVVVISLGALIASTDYAALSEGVLATTFAHNNTIHAANASGFMLIFAVCFADHLFARPDLGGKIRPVLLVVAAATGALAFINILGLESKGVWLALAVALPVLILGMVFRDWRQASKISGRTIFLVLVLVLGVGIGISQFGHALLNKAGGTTLVALTMLDKVLHGQGLLAVMNEMSSSPDVPGSAQQRLILWTNAASIWLESPWFGAGIGWRSIWQERQASFGLGYDIFHNGYIEILVRYGLFGLAAYAAMLGFAVRKVYLAARLKLVGASAFNCYLTALVYFLVSNLSNSNIRLAIGESYLWFAVGFGFYCAYLLQENGIERPKTLI is encoded by the coding sequence GTGCAATCGCAAACCCTTCCAGTATTTGTCATCAACCTCGCACGCAGCGCCGATCGTATGGCGGAGGTCCGCGCCAGCGCGCCTGACGCCGGCGTAACGCTGATCCGCGTGGACGCCGTTGACGGCCGCACCGTGCCCGCGGGTGACTGGGTGGATGTCGATGTCCCGGAATTTCACCGCCAGAACGGGCGGAAACTTCTGCCCGGTGAATATGGCTGCTACCGCAGCCATATTCTGGCGCTCGAGACCTTCTGCGAGACCGGCGAGCCCTATGGCGTGATCATCGAGGATGACGTGCTGCTTGATGCCCGGTTTCCGGGCCGTGTCCGTTCCATCATTGAGGCCTATCCCGAACTTGATGTCGTCAAGCTCGTCAATCACCGCGCCGTCGGCTTCATTCATCACGTCTCCACGGCAGAAGGCGACGATCTCGGCCGGACCGCCTTCGGCCCTCAGGGGTCGGCTGCGGCCTATCTTGTCTCGCGTGATGCCGCGCAACGGCTTGTCGTTGCCCTGCGGACCATGCAGCTGCCCCGGGATGTCGCCCTTGAACGGTATTGGTCGAGCGGCATCAATCTTCTCACTGTTCAGAGCAATGTTCTGGAATTTTCCAGCTTTCGCAGCCAGACCAATATTTCCGTCGATCACGAGAACACCAAGTTTCCGAAATGGCGGCGGCTTCCCACCGCCTATGCGCGGACATGCGATCACATCGGCCGGTTTTTCCATGCGCTGACCGGTCCGGAAGGGCGCCCGGTCACCCCGTTCCAGCCGGCCGGCGGTCATTACGGCCGGCATTCCGCCGCCGCCCTGATTGCCGGCATCGCAATCCTCCTGTTCATTTCACCGATCTGGTGGGAGAGCGACCTCTATCGCTTCGTCGGGCTTGCCTTGGTGTCATGGGCGCTGGTGATCTATTACGCAAAGGATGCCGCCAGCGGCAACCGGATCCTGATCGGATATGGCGGTCTGCTTTGCCTTGCCTGGGCGCTTTATGCCGCGGCGCGTTTCGGCCTGGATCTGATGCTGCATCCGGAAAATGGCGCCGGCTCGGCCGAGGGCATCTTCATGTTGTCGATCGCCTATCCCACCTTCGGATACGCCCTGTGGCGGTTTTGCCGCTATCCATTCGCTGTCGTCGTGGCCGTTGTCGTGATCAGCCTCGGCGCGCTGATCGCCTCGACAGATTATGCGGCCCTGTCGGAAGGCGTTCTGGCGACGACATTTGCCCATAACAACACCATCCATGCGGCCAATGCATCAGGTTTCATGCTGATCTTCGCGGTCTGTTTCGCCGATCATCTCTTCGCCAGACCAGATCTCGGCGGCAAGATCAGGCCGGTCCTGCTTGTCGTGGCCGCGGCAACGGGCGCGCTGGCTTTCATCAACATTCTCGGCCTCGAATCCAAGGGCGTCTGGCTCGCCCTTGCCGTGGCACTTCCGGTGCTGATCCTCGGCATGGTGTTTCGCGACTGGCGCCAGGCATCGAAGATCAGCGGACGGACGATCTTTCTTGTCCTCGTCCTCGTCCTTGGTGTCGGCATCGGCATCAGCCAGTTCGGCCATGCGCTTCTCAACAAGGCCGGCGGCACCACCCTGGTCGCCCTGACAATGCTCGACAAGGTCCTCCACGGGCAGGGCCTGCTCGCCGTCATGAATGAGATGTCATCCTCCCCCGATGTCCCGGGAAGCGCCCAGCAGCGGCTGATATTGTGGACCAATGCCGCCTCGATCTGGCTCGAAAGTCCCTGGTTCGGCGCGGGCATCGGATGGCGGTCCATCTGGCAGGAAAGGCAGGCTTCCTTCGGTCTGGGCTACGATATTTTCCACAATGGCTATATCGAGATCCTGGTGCGCTACGGCCTCTTCGGACTGGCCGCCTATGCCGCGATGCTCGGCTTTGCCGTGCGCAAGGTCTATCTTGCGGCCCGGCTCAAACTGGTGGGCGCGTCGGCGTTCAACTGCTATCTGACGGCGCTCGTCTATTTCCTGGTGTCCAACCTGTCCAACTCGAATATTCGCCTGGCCATCGGCGAATCCTATCTCTGGTTTGCGGTCGGTTTCGGGTTTTACTGCGCCTATCTGTTGCAGGAAAACGGCATCGAACGACCGAAGACCCTGATCTGA
- a CDS encoding DMT family transporter has protein sequence MPWIFLAIAITGEVVATTALKASDGFTKWNYGSLSIIGYAVAFYFLSIVLKTMSVGIAYAIWAGAGVAMVTLIGIFLFDQKLDLYGYLGIGLIVSGVGVLNLLSKTSAH, from the coding sequence ATGCCGTGGATTTTTCTGGCGATCGCCATCACCGGCGAAGTGGTCGCAACCACCGCGCTCAAGGCGTCGGACGGTTTTACAAAATGGAACTATGGCAGCCTCTCGATCATCGGTTATGCCGTTGCCTTCTATTTCCTGTCGATCGTGCTCAAGACCATGTCGGTGGGAATCGCCTATGCGATCTGGGCCGGCGCCGGCGTTGCCATGGTGACGCTTATCGGCATTTTCCTGTTCGACCAGAAACTCGATCTCTATGGCTATCTTGGCATCGGCCTGATCGTTTCCGGCGTTGGAGTCCTCAACCTGCTCTCAAAAACCTCCGCGCATTGA
- a CDS encoding aldehyde dehydrogenase family protein produces the protein MIEKREFYINGAWVSPVSGRDCDVINPSTEETCAVISLGGTEDTNAAVAAAKAAFDSWSRTDPETRLGYVRKIRDIYVERAEDMAQAISLEMGAPIDMSRDDQVTSGTWHIDNFITAFKDIEFIRPLGPHAPDDRIAMDPIGVVGLITPWNWPMNQVTLKVIPALLAGCTMVHKPSEIAPLSSIVFAEIVHAAGLPAGVFNMVNGDGVGVGTDLSTHTDVEMISFTGSARAGIAISGAAADTLKRVCLELGGKGANVIFADADAKAVERGVRACFNNTGQSCNAPTRMLVERPVYDEAVEKAIAAAAKVKVGPANQAGDHIGPVVSAQQFDKIQGLIQKGIDEGARLVAGGLGRPEGFNRGYFVRPTIFADVSNDMTIAQEEIFGPVLSIIPFDDEENAVEIANDTIYGLTNYVQSQDGAKRNRMARRLRSGMVQMNGKSRGAGSPFGGVKASGRAREGGVWGIEEFLEAKAISGWASDAD, from the coding sequence ATGATTGAGAAGCGTGAATTTTACATCAACGGCGCCTGGGTTTCGCCCGTGTCCGGCCGTGACTGCGACGTCATCAATCCCTCGACCGAGGAAACCTGCGCGGTGATTTCGCTCGGCGGCACCGAAGACACCAATGCGGCTGTCGCGGCCGCCAAGGCCGCCTTTGACAGCTGGTCGCGCACCGATCCCGAAACCCGTCTCGGCTATGTCAGGAAGATCCGCGACATCTATGTCGAGCGCGCCGAAGACATGGCGCAGGCGATCAGCCTGGAAATGGGCGCGCCTATCGACATGTCCCGCGATGACCAGGTCACTTCGGGAACCTGGCACATCGACAATTTCATCACCGCCTTCAAGGACATCGAATTCATCCGCCCGCTCGGGCCGCATGCCCCCGATGACCGCATCGCCATGGACCCGATCGGCGTGGTCGGACTGATCACGCCGTGGAACTGGCCGATGAACCAGGTCACGCTGAAGGTGATCCCGGCGCTGCTTGCCGGCTGCACCATGGTTCACAAGCCGTCGGAAATCGCGCCGCTGTCGTCGATCGTCTTCGCCGAAATCGTCCATGCCGCGGGCCTGCCTGCCGGCGTGTTCAACATGGTCAATGGCGATGGCGTCGGTGTCGGCACGGACCTGTCGACGCACACCGATGTGGAAATGATCAGCTTCACCGGCTCGGCGCGCGCCGGCATTGCCATTTCCGGGGCCGCGGCCGACACGCTCAAGCGCGTCTGTCTCGAGCTTGGCGGCAAGGGCGCCAATGTCATCTTCGCCGATGCCGATGCCAAGGCGGTCGAGCGCGGCGTCCGGGCCTGCTTCAACAATACGGGCCAGAGCTGCAATGCACCGACCCGCATGCTGGTTGAGCGCCCGGTCTATGATGAGGCCGTGGAAAAGGCCATTGCGGCGGCTGCTAAGGTCAAGGTCGGTCCCGCGAACCAGGCTGGCGACCACATCGGTCCCGTGGTCTCGGCGCAGCAGTTCGACAAGATCCAGGGCCTGATCCAGAAGGGCATCGACGAAGGCGCCAGGCTGGTGGCAGGCGGACTGGGGCGGCCCGAGGGCTTCAACCGCGGCTACTTCGTCCGCCCGACGATTTTTGCCGACGTCTCCAACGACATGACCATCGCGCAGGAAGAGATCTTCGGGCCGGTGCTGTCGATCATTCCGTTTGACGACGAGGAAAATGCCGTCGAGATCGCCAATGACACCATCTACGGCCTGACCAATTATGTGCAGAGCCAGGATGGCGCCAAGCGCAACCGCATGGCCCGCCGCCTGCGCTCGGGCATGGTGCAGATGAACGGCAAGTCGCGCGGCGCCGGCTCTCCCTTTGGCGGCGTCAAGGCTTCGGGCCGGGCCCGCGAAGGTGGCGTCTGGGGCATCGAGGAATTCCTCGAAGCCAAGGCGATTTCCGGCTGGGCCAGCGACGCCGACTGA
- a CDS encoding lytic murein transglycosylase gives MIRTLILAFALLFAAAPFAATSSHAATRAGVEAQFRQWLETDLWPEARRAGVSKPVFESAFSGISLDWDLPDLEPPGFAKPKQRSQSQAEFRSPGAYFDEKRLQGLAASGRSLMAKHASTLRKIEDRYGVPASIIVAIWGRESGFGRAKIPHSAVRVIATKAFMSTRPELFRKEILAALKILERGDVSASAMKGSWAGAMGQPQFLPSSYLDHAVDFDGDGKRDIWNSTADSLASIANYLAQSGWVRGRDWGFEAVIPEGVTCALEGPDRARPISALTDMGIIRISGRPFPEHERRAAGMVLVPAGTYGPEFVVTPNFYVIKEYNNSDLYALFIGNLADRIGHGGSAFVTPWGKTGSMLRSDIARLQASLERQGYDVGGADGLPGYKTRRSIGEWQARTGQKPTCFPTPQLLGAQK, from the coding sequence TCTTTGGCCCGAAGCCAGGCGCGCCGGCGTCTCCAAACCGGTCTTCGAAAGCGCTTTTTCCGGCATCAGTCTCGATTGGGATCTTCCCGATCTTGAGCCTCCGGGTTTTGCCAAGCCCAAGCAGCGCTCCCAGAGCCAGGCCGAATTTCGCAGCCCCGGCGCCTATTTCGATGAAAAACGGCTTCAGGGCCTTGCGGCTTCGGGCCGCTCCCTGATGGCAAAACACGCCAGCACGCTGCGCAAGATCGAGGACCGCTACGGTGTTCCGGCATCGATCATCGTGGCGATCTGGGGCCGCGAGTCCGGCTTTGGCCGGGCCAAAATCCCCCATTCCGCAGTGCGGGTGATTGCCACCAAGGCCTTCATGTCGACGCGGCCCGAGCTGTTCCGCAAGGAAATCCTCGCAGCACTCAAGATCCTTGAGCGCGGTGATGTGTCCGCTTCGGCGATGAAAGGCTCCTGGGCCGGCGCCATGGGCCAGCCACAATTCCTGCCGTCGAGCTATCTCGATCATGCGGTCGATTTTGACGGCGACGGCAAGCGCGACATCTGGAACTCGACCGCCGACTCGCTGGCCTCTATCGCCAATTATCTGGCCCAGTCGGGCTGGGTGCGCGGCCGCGACTGGGGCTTTGAAGCGGTGATCCCGGAAGGCGTCACCTGCGCACTTGAGGGCCCCGACCGGGCCCGGCCGATCAGCGCGCTGACCGATATGGGCATCATCCGCATTTCCGGACGGCCCTTTCCCGAACATGAACGCCGCGCGGCGGGCATGGTGCTGGTGCCAGCCGGAACCTATGGCCCGGAATTCGTGGTGACGCCGAATTTCTATGTGATCAAGGAATACAACAATTCCGATCTCTACGCCCTGTTCATCGGCAATCTCGCCGATCGCATCGGCCATGGCGGCAGCGCTTTCGTGACGCCCTGGGGCAAGACCGGTTCGATGCTGCGTTCCGACATCGCCAGGCTGCAGGCATCGCTGGAAAGACAGGGCTATGATGTTGGCGGCGCCGATGGGCTGCCTGGCTACAAGACCCGCCGGTCGATCGGAGAATGGCAGGCCAGGACCGGCCAGAAGCCGACCTGTTTTCCGACACCGCAATTGCTTGGCGCGCAAAAATAG
- a CDS encoding NADPH:quinone reductase, which translates to MKAIYCTDRGPAADTLFLAEADRPVPGPGKVLVAMKTSGVNPSDVKTRSGAQGPMVADRVMIHNDGAGIIEAVGDGVDGSRVGERVWLYNVNRSADGVKQGTNGTAADYACVPAALAAPLPDQASFETGACLGVPAMTAHRAVLWAGPVAGKTVLVTGGAGAVGHSAIQIAKAMGARVISTVSSDEKAAVARQAGADAIINYRTENLEARITELAGPDGIDHVAEVDLAAHINLYPRTLSFNATVGAYASASDVNPALPFFPLAFRNICLQPVYVYSMSDAAKSDAIRDINALLAEGALTPIVARTFALDDVASAHQAVESGQLIGNAIVTL; encoded by the coding sequence ATGAAAGCCATATATTGCACGGACCGCGGACCTGCCGCCGATACACTTTTCCTGGCCGAGGCCGACAGGCCAGTGCCCGGACCGGGAAAGGTCCTGGTTGCGATGAAGACGTCGGGCGTCAACCCGTCGGACGTCAAGACCCGCAGCGGCGCCCAAGGTCCGATGGTGGCCGACAGGGTGATGATCCACAATGACGGCGCCGGCATCATCGAAGCCGTCGGCGACGGTGTCGACGGCAGCCGCGTCGGCGAGCGTGTCTGGCTCTACAACGTCAACCGGTCGGCCGATGGGGTCAAGCAGGGCACCAATGGTACTGCCGCGGACTATGCCTGCGTGCCCGCAGCGCTTGCTGCTCCGCTGCCCGATCAGGCCAGCTTCGAGACCGGCGCCTGCCTTGGTGTGCCGGCGATGACGGCGCACCGGGCCGTGCTGTGGGCCGGGCCGGTGGCAGGCAAGACGGTGCTGGTGACGGGTGGCGCGGGCGCGGTCGGACATTCGGCCATCCAGATCGCCAAGGCAATGGGAGCGCGCGTCATCTCAACGGTGAGTTCCGACGAGAAAGCCGCTGTTGCGCGCCAGGCCGGAGCGGACGCCATCATCAATTACAGGACCGAAAACCTGGAGGCGCGGATCACCGAACTGGCTGGGCCTGACGGGATCGACCATGTCGCCGAGGTGGATCTGGCGGCGCATATCAATCTCTACCCGCGAACGCTGAGCTTCAACGCCACGGTCGGCGCCTATGCCTCGGCGAGCGATGTGAACCCGGCGCTGCCGTTCTTTCCGCTGGCGTTCCGCAACATCTGTCTTCAGCCGGTCTATGTCTATTCAATGTCGGATGCGGCCAAATCCGACGCGATAAGGGACATCAACGCGCTTCTGGCCGAGGGAGCCCTGACGCCGATCGTGGCCAGGACCTTTGCGCTCGATGATGTGGCTTCGGCGCATCAGGCCGTGGAAAGCGGTCAGCTGATCGGCAATGCCATCGTGACCCTATAA